One segment of Nitrospirota bacterium DNA contains the following:
- a CDS encoding cytidine/deoxycytidylate deaminase family protein yields the protein MTRPSWDEYFMEIAHLVKRRATCLRRQVGAVLVKDKNILATGYNGAPSGIQHCLDRGCLREQLGIPSGERHEICRGLHAEQNAIIQAAKHGTNIEGSTLYCTNQPCGICAKMIINAGVAHIIFEDGYPDALAAEMLNESGIKITHYVKK from the coding sequence ATGACAAGGCCTTCCTGGGACGAATATTTCATGGAGATCGCGCACCTCGTGAAGAGGCGCGCCACCTGCCTGCGGCGCCAGGTCGGCGCCGTGCTCGTGAAGGACAAGAACATCCTGGCCACGGGCTACAACGGGGCGCCTTCCGGCATCCAGCACTGCCTGGACCGCGGCTGCCTCCGCGAGCAGCTGGGCATCCCCTCCGGCGAACGCCATGAGATCTGCCGCGGCCTCCACGCCGAGCAGAACGCCATCATCCAGGCCGCCAAGCACGGCACGAACATCGAAGGCTCCACCCTCTACTGCACCAACCAGCCCTGCGGCATCTGCGCGAAGATGATCATCAACGCGGGCGTCGCGCACATCATCTTCGAGGACGGCTACCCCGACGCCCTGGCCGCCGAGATGCTGAACGAGTCCGGCATCAAAATAACACACTACGTAAAAAAGTGA
- the rpiB gene encoding ribose 5-phosphate isomerase B yields the protein MKLAIGCDHGGFDLKEEVLKYLKTVPDVRIEDFGVASRDSVDYPDYGRKVAEAVSRGAADRGILICGTGIGMSIVANRYPRVRAALCHDHFTAQMSREHNDANILVMGERVIGRGVALEVVKTWLETQFAGGRHLLRLNKIEDIEKSVNTK from the coding sequence ATGAAACTGGCGATCGGCTGCGACCACGGCGGTTTTGACCTCAAGGAAGAGGTCCTGAAGTACCTCAAGACGGTTCCGGACGTGCGGATCGAGGACTTCGGCGTCGCGAGCCGGGACTCCGTTGATTACCCTGACTACGGCAGAAAGGTCGCCGAGGCGGTTTCCCGGGGCGCCGCGGACCGCGGCATTCTGATCTGCGGGACGGGCATCGGCATGTCCATCGTTGCGAACCGCTATCCCCGCGTGCGCGCCGCGCTCTGCCACGACCACTTCACGGCGCAGATGAGCCGTGAGCACAATGACGCGAACATCCTCGTGATGGGCGAGCGCGTTATCGGCAGGGGGGTGGCCCTGGAGGTCGTGAAGACCTGGCTCGAAACGCAGTTCGCCGGAGGCCGCCACCTGCTGCGGCTGAACAAGATAGAGGATATCGAAAAATCCGTCAACACGAAGTAA
- the glyA gene encoding serine hydroxymethyltransferase, with product MSELKDADLEVYNAIRGEEQRELEKIVLIASENYVSQAVLEAQGSVFTNKYAEGYPNRRYYGGCEYADQVESLAIERAKQLFGAEHVNVQPHSGSSANMAVYFSVLQPGDTIVGMALPHGGHLTHGASVSFSGTLYKSFSYGVDRATELLDYDEVERLAIEHKPKMIVCGYSAYSRSLDFGRFRKIADKVGAYLMADIAHIAGLVAAGEHPSPVPHADFITTTTHKTLRGPRGGMIMCREKFAKAVDKVIFPGIQGGPLVHVIAAKAVSFKEALQPEFKDYQRQVKKNAQALAKRLTEDGFRIVSGGTDNHLMLVDLTPKNITGKDAETALDAAGITVNKNSIPYDQKPPVTTSGIRLGTPIVTTRGMREHEMKVVGDLICQTLKHINDAEALANIREQTRKFCSRYPMFAMEKAQV from the coding sequence ATGTCGGAACTCAAAGACGCTGACCTCGAAGTCTACAATGCGATCAGGGGCGAGGAGCAGCGCGAGCTGGAGAAGATCGTCCTGATCGCCTCCGAGAACTACGTGAGCCAGGCGGTGCTTGAAGCGCAGGGTTCGGTCTTCACGAACAAATACGCCGAGGGCTATCCGAACCGCCGCTATTACGGCGGGTGCGAGTACGCCGACCAGGTCGAGTCCCTGGCGATCGAGCGGGCGAAGCAGCTTTTCGGCGCCGAGCACGTGAACGTGCAGCCCCATTCGGGCTCGTCCGCGAACATGGCGGTCTACTTCAGCGTGCTCCAGCCCGGGGACACCATTGTCGGCATGGCGCTTCCCCACGGAGGACACCTGACCCACGGCGCGAGCGTCAGCTTTTCCGGCACGCTGTACAAGTCCTTTTCCTACGGCGTGGACCGGGCGACGGAGCTGCTCGATTACGACGAGGTGGAGCGGCTCGCCATCGAGCATAAGCCGAAGATGATCGTCTGCGGCTACAGCGCCTATTCGCGCAGCCTCGACTTCGGCCGCTTCCGGAAGATCGCCGACAAGGTCGGCGCCTACCTGATGGCCGACATCGCGCACATCGCGGGACTCGTGGCAGCCGGAGAGCATCCGAGCCCCGTGCCCCACGCGGACTTCATCACGACCACGACGCACAAGACCCTGCGCGGCCCGCGGGGCGGCATGATCATGTGCCGGGAAAAGTTCGCCAAGGCCGTGGACAAGGTTATTTTCCCCGGGATCCAGGGCGGCCCGCTGGTTCACGTCATCGCGGCAAAGGCCGTGTCGTTCAAGGAAGCGCTCCAGCCGGAGTTCAAGGACTACCAGCGCCAGGTGAAGAAGAACGCCCAGGCGCTCGCGAAGCGCCTCACCGAGGACGGGTTCCGGATCGTGTCGGGCGGCACCGACAACCATCTGATGCTCGTGGACCTGACGCCGAAGAACATCACGGGCAAGGACGCGGAAACGGCGCTCGACGCGGCCGGCATCACGGTCAACAAGAACAGCATCCCCTACGACCAGAAGCCCCCCGTTACGACCAGCGGCATCCGGCTCGGCACGCCGATCGTGACCACGCGCGGCATGCGCGAGCACGAGATGAAGGTCGTCGGGGACCTGATCTGCCAGACCCTGAAGCACATCAACGATGCCGAGGCGCTGGCGAACATCAGGGAGCAGACCAGGAAGTTCTGCAGCCGGTACCCGATGTTCGCGATGGAAAAAGCGCAGGTTTAG
- a CDS encoding 16S rRNA (uracil(1498)-N(3))-methyltransferase produces MPRPPRFFISPEQAAGHSITITGEDVRHIAVLRMESGDELLIADGRGMEYAVRIMGIDRTTVRTEIISQAKREPASPRITLGQGIPKSDKMDLIIQKATELGVSALVPLVTERTIVKIRDEEKRAGRWQKIAREAAMQSSRLDIPQIEPVRSFRDYVFSLNPAPGTLLLFPWEEGTEPVKNVLKRNPDAGNIVVLVGPEGGFSGKEANEAKSRGFHPVSLGSNILRTETAALAVLSMIGYEYR; encoded by the coding sequence ATGCCCAGACCACCGCGTTTCTTCATATCCCCCGAGCAGGCAGCCGGCCATTCCATCACCATCACCGGCGAGGATGTGCGCCATATCGCGGTGCTCCGGATGGAGAGCGGCGACGAACTTTTGATTGCCGACGGACGGGGGATGGAGTATGCGGTCAGGATCATGGGCATTGACCGCACCACGGTCAGGACCGAGATCATCAGCCAGGCAAAGCGGGAGCCCGCCTCTCCCCGCATCACGCTGGGCCAGGGCATTCCCAAGTCGGACAAGATGGACCTGATCATTCAGAAGGCAACGGAGCTTGGCGTTTCTGCCCTCGTTCCGCTCGTTACGGAGCGGACCATTGTGAAGATCAGGGACGAGGAGAAACGGGCCGGACGCTGGCAGAAGATCGCCAGAGAGGCGGCCATGCAGAGCAGCCGGCTCGATATTCCGCAGATCGAACCCGTGCGATCATTCAGGGACTATGTCTTTTCCCTGAACCCCGCCCCCGGGACCCTGCTCCTTTTTCCCTGGGAAGAAGGGACCGAGCCGGTCAAGAACGTCCTGAAGCGGAACCCCGATGCAGGGAATATCGTCGTACTCGTAGGTCCGGAGGGAGGGTTTTCCGGGAAAGAGGCCAACGAGGCGAAGAGCAGGGGCTTTCATCCCGTGAGCCTCGGATCGAATATTCTGCGAACCGAAACGGCCGCCCTCGCGGTCCTGAGCATGATCGGATACGAGTATCGTTAG
- a CDS encoding poly(A) polymerase: MSTLEPTIIPRSGHTISRKWISPNAVRVLYRLKEKGYHAYLVGGGVRDLLLGREPKDFDIATNATPNEVKKLFRNCRLIGRRFRLAHVHFHNEIIEVATFRSNQPEEPESETIPEALPVAEVKEPAGGEIQADIPAESQPEAAAAEPAAPSASAITAPERPRPPRMLKTEDGMILRDNVFGTPEQDAVRRDFTVNAMFYNIADFSVIDYVGGMKDLRSGLIRIIGDPVVRFTEDPVRMVRAIRFAAILGFEIEESTERALLDLKDRVALASPSRMYEEVLKLFLQGEAEKTYQLLRKSGLFGVIFPGLNAWVDLEHEGYPHTWIGKALEWVDVCMQTGRGVEPHILFTLLYGQYVEEKARELRTAGMPPVDALTAAISGIMGEQVQRVQIPKKIGLAMRDIYWNQQRFEKREGKHPRYFLRRPGFADAFEYLRFITETTGERPELRAWWKEFIKSDARLHAGDGQVAGKGQERRGRPTRRRRRRGGKGRPGEPKPKA; encoded by the coding sequence GTGAGCACCCTGGAACCAACCATCATTCCCCGTTCGGGGCATACCATCTCCCGCAAATGGATCAGCCCCAATGCAGTCCGCGTACTCTACCGCCTTAAGGAGAAGGGATACCACGCCTATCTCGTAGGCGGGGGCGTGCGCGACCTGCTGCTCGGTCGCGAGCCCAAGGACTTCGACATCGCCACGAACGCGACCCCGAACGAGGTCAAGAAGCTCTTCCGCAACTGCCGGCTCATCGGACGCAGGTTCCGGCTGGCCCATGTCCATTTCCATAACGAGATCATAGAGGTTGCGACCTTCCGTTCCAACCAGCCCGAGGAACCGGAGTCGGAGACAATCCCTGAAGCTTTACCCGTGGCAGAGGTCAAGGAGCCGGCCGGGGGCGAGATCCAGGCGGACATTCCGGCTGAGAGTCAGCCCGAGGCCGCGGCAGCAGAACCAGCAGCGCCATCGGCTTCAGCAATAACAGCTCCCGAGCGCCCCCGTCCGCCGCGCATGCTCAAGACCGAGGACGGCATGATCCTGCGCGACAATGTGTTCGGTACGCCGGAGCAGGACGCAGTCCGCCGCGACTTCACGGTGAACGCCATGTTCTACAACATCGCCGACTTCTCGGTCATCGACTATGTGGGCGGCATGAAGGACCTCCGGTCGGGGCTCATCAGGATCATCGGCGACCCCGTGGTGCGCTTTACCGAGGACCCCGTGCGCATGGTAAGGGCCATCAGGTTCGCTGCCATACTCGGATTCGAGATCGAAGAGAGCACGGAACGAGCGCTGCTCGATCTGAAGGACCGGGTGGCGCTCGCCTCGCCGTCCCGGATGTACGAAGAGGTCCTGAAGCTGTTCCTCCAGGGAGAGGCGGAGAAGACCTACCAGCTGCTCAGGAAATCCGGCCTCTTCGGCGTCATCTTCCCGGGACTGAACGCGTGGGTCGACCTTGAGCACGAAGGGTACCCGCATACCTGGATCGGCAAGGCGCTCGAATGGGTCGATGTCTGCATGCAGACCGGCAGAGGGGTGGAGCCCCATATCCTGTTCACGCTCCTGTACGGACAGTATGTGGAGGAAAAGGCCCGGGAGCTCCGGACTGCGGGCATGCCGCCCGTCGATGCGCTCACCGCCGCGATCTCCGGGATCATGGGTGAACAGGTGCAGCGCGTCCAGATCCCGAAGAAGATCGGCCTCGCCATGCGGGACATCTACTGGAACCAGCAGCGGTTCGAGAAGCGGGAAGGGAAGCATCCCCGCTATTTCCTGCGCAGGCCCGGGTTCGCCGACGCCTTCGAGTACCTTCGCTTCATCACCGAAACCACGGGTGAGCGGCCGGAGCTCCGCGCTTGGTGGAAGGAGTTCATCAAGAGCGACGCGCGGCTCCATGCGGGCGATGGTCAGGTCGCAGGGAAAGGCCAGGAAAGGCGCGGCCGGCCGACCCGGAGGCGGAGAAGACGGGGCGGGAAGGGAAGACCGGGAGAGCCGAAGCCGAAAGCCTGA
- the nrdR gene encoding transcriptional regulator NrdR gives MRCPYCSSLDNKVIDSRMGKEGDSIRRRRECIKCEGRFTTYERVEEVLPSVIKKDGRREPYDRMKILNGLKKACEKRPVSVDALENTVADIEKSLQEKGLKEIPSTVIGEEVMEHLHRLDEVAYVRFASVYRSFKDINEFMSELKDILGNKEIKKLKESTS, from the coding sequence ATGCGCTGCCCCTACTGCTCAAGCCTCGATAATAAAGTCATCGACTCCCGGATGGGGAAGGAAGGCGATTCCATCCGCAGGAGGCGGGAGTGCATCAAGTGCGAGGGGCGCTTCACGACCTACGAGCGCGTCGAGGAAGTGCTGCCCTCGGTCATCAAGAAGGACGGCAGGCGCGAGCCCTACGACCGCATGAAGATCCTGAACGGGCTCAAGAAGGCCTGTGAAAAGCGGCCGGTCAGCGTCGATGCGCTGGAGAACACCGTGGCCGACATCGAGAAGTCACTGCAGGAGAAGGGCCTCAAGGAGATCCCGAGCACGGTCATCGGCGAAGAGGTGATGGAGCATCTCCACAGGCTCGACGAGGTCGCCTATGTCCGGTTCGCCTCGGTGTACCGGTCGTTCAAGGACATCAACGAGTTCATGAGCGAGCTGAAGGACATCCTGGGCAACAAGGAAATAAAGAAACTGAAGGAAAGCACATCGTAA